TCAACGGAAGCGGCTCAGGGCCGGGTCCCCAGTGTCCTGCTTGGGCAGCCGATAGATCTCGGCCAGCCGGTCCAGGCTGGGCATGCCGTTGGCGGTCTTCACCGCGCCGGCCTCGGTCTTGTAGAAGGTGGTTGGCGTGCCCTGCACGCCGAGCTCCTGCATGAGCTCCGTGTTGGCGCGAACCTTCTCCGCAGCCGGCCCATCGGTGCTTTCCAGGGGCTCGATACCGCCCTGGTCGAAGGCCTGCTCGTGGCGGCGGATGGCGGCGGCGGAATCCTCCGCGCGGAGGATGGCGGCCGACTTGCCGAGACTGGAGCTCCGCAGCACCGCCACGGGCAGGTACCGCACCTGGAGGCCCTCCTCGTAGTAGGGCACCGTGGCCTTCCACAGGGCGTGGCAATAGGGGCAGTTGGGGTCGGTGAAGACGTAGACCACCCGCTCGGGATCCTCGGCGCCGGCGGCCACCCAGCTGGCCTCCTCCAGCTTACCCCACGCCGCCCCGAAATCGGGCTTCGGCATGTGCGCGTCGAGGTGCTTCTGGGTCAGGTTGCTGCCGTCCGCCCCCAGCATGGTGCCGGCCAGGACCTGCTGACCGTCGGGCGTGGCGTACAGGATCACCTCGCGGCCGCCGGCCCGGGCGGCATAGCCGGTCAGGTTGCCCGGGGCGTCGAAGCGGTTGACGATGTGCAGCCCCTGGTCCTTCAGGGCCTGGACCGCGGGGGGCAGGTCCCCCGGCGGTTCGGCGGCGGCCGGCGATACCAGCGCCCCGGCCAGGAGCAGAAGCGCGGCGCGGCCAATGACGGCGGGGCCGCGAGCGTAACGAAAGCGTCTAGGCATGAAGCACCTCGTTGATGACCTGGGCCCGGGGCTCAGGGTGCGGTGATGCGGTCCAGCTGGTCCTGGAGGGCCGCCCGGGAGATCTCCCCCACGTGGGAGGCCACCAGCTTGCCCCGCCCATTATAGAACAGGGTGGCGGGCAGGCCCGCGGCACCGAAATGGGCGGCCAGGCGCCGCTCATGATCCAGGAAAACGGCGCGCGGAGCCAGCTCGAAGCGCCCGATGAAATCCGCCACTTTCCGCCGCGCCTCACCCTGGTTCACGAAGGCGAAGGCCACCTCCTCGCGGGCACGGGCGGCATCGGCCAGACGTGGCATCTCGCGGCGGCAGGGCGGGCACCAGCTTGCCCAAAGGTTCACCACCACCGGCCCCCCGTCCGCACCGCCCAGCGGCCGGGAGCCGCCCGCCAGGGTGGGCAGGGGCTCCGGGGGCAGCTCCGGCGCGGAGCCGGCGTCCATCCAGTCCTGGGCGGCCGTGAGCAAGAGCCAAAGGGCCAGCCCGGCGGCGAGCGGAATCTGGGCCCGAACCTGCCGCTCCCGCGTGCCGCGGAACCGCCACAAAGCGAACAGCGCCGCCGCGAAAACGCCCCAGGGCAGGGCGAACCCGCCCTGCCAGAAGAACAGGACGCTCCAAGGCTCGGCGGCGTACGCCTCCAGGTGGGTGAGCACATACCCGAGCCGTGCGGCCACACCGCCCACCAGGATGGCCTGCATCCCCCAGTCCCCCAGCCCCGGGTCGCGGCGCCGCAGCAGGGCGCTCACCAGCAGCACCGCGGCCAGCCCCAGCAGGGCGAACAGGCGGGCATGGGCCAGCGTGAAGGGACCAAGGCTTACAGCGTTCATGGCGCCTCCGGGCCGGGCTTCAATACCGGAACCCCAGCCGGACGGTGTGGAAATTGATGCCGGGATTGGGGGAGCTCAGGTTGGCATTGGAGGTATGGGAGTACCAGTACACCACCTCCCAGCGTTTCGTACTGCCCAACCGGACGCCCAGTCCCGCATGACTGCGGAACTGCAGCTTGCTTCCCAGATCCAGGTCACCGATGCGGGTATCCGACAGATACATGGGGCCGCTCCCCGCTTCGAGGAACAGCCTGCCCCACGGCAGGTAGTGCAGCTGAAACAGCAGCCGCACCCCCGTCTCGTTGAGCGCCAGATTCTGCCCTTCCCCGGCGTTCCAGGTGCGGATGGCGCCCACGGTCAGCTCTCCGTAGGGCACGAGCGCCCACTGCCCGAACCGGGCCCGAGGCAGGGACCAGCGCCCGCTCAGGTTGAAGCGCCGGGCATCCACGGCCCGGGGGTCCACCCGGCTGGTGTCGCTGGTCCCCACTTCCAGGCCGATCCAGCGTTCAGCCGCGGCGGCCGGGGCGGCCAAGCTCCCGCCGACGATCAGGACCGCCAGAGCCCGGAGGCCGGACCAGCCGCTTCCCGTTCGGATTCGCCGCACCACCTCCTCCCTCCTGGGACGCGGGCGTCCCTGCTACCCGAAATCCCGATCCGGCGTCCCGCCCGCCTAGGGGAGAGCACCAGCCGGGTTCCATGCGCTCCCACCGTCCGGCGAGAATAAAGGCTTCGGAATCGCATCCCCAGCCACTCCCACCGGCGCAGGAGCATCCCATGAGCGAATCGCAGCTGGACCAACGGACCATCCTCATCACCGGCGGTTCCCGCGGCATCGGCTACCATACGGCCGCCCGGGCCCTCGAGGCGGGCGCCCGGGTGCTCATCGGCGCCAAGCATCCGGAATCCCTGGAGCAGGCCCGCGCGGAGCTGCATGGCCACGGGGAGCTGGCGGCCAAGGCCGTGGATGTCAGCGATTACGCATCCATGGGGGCCTTCATCGAGGAGGGGCTCAACCGCTTCGAGCGGGTGGACGCCCTCGTCAACGATGCGGGCGTGGCCTGGTCGGGATCCTTCGCGGAGATGCCCCGGGAAGCGATCGACGCCGCGGTGGACGTGAACGTGCGCGGTGTCCTGTACGGCTGCCGGTTGGCGCTCCCCCATCTGATGGAATCCGGCGGCACCATCGTCAACCTCTCCTCGGGCGCCGGACGCACGGGCATCCCCGGGCTGGCGGCCTACTCCGCCTCCAAGTTCGCCGTCTGCGGCCTCACCGAGGCCCTGGCCGCGGAGGCCGGAGACTTCGGCGTGGATGTCTACGCCGTCTGCCCCGGCCGGGTGGCCACGGAGATGCAGGAGCGGGTCTCCGGGAAGCGCCAGGGCCTGCCGCCGGAGCGGGTGGCGGAGGCCATACTGAGCCTGCTCGGCCCCAGGCCGCCCATCCGCCCCGGGGAGTGCCTGGAGCCCCGCTAGCCGGGACCCCGTTCCGCGCCGGGGCTGCTGCGTTTTATAACAGAATCGGGGCCGGATCAGCCATCCGGATCCGTGGCGGGCCCTTCGAGGAGACGGTCCCGATCGCGCCGCAGCACCAGTACCGCCGCGGCCACGCATTCCAGGCCGAAGGGCAGGTAACCGGCGTAGCCCAGTGCCGGCATGGCGAACAAATGGAAGCGATCCACGTACGGCACGGTGTATTCCCAGCGCGCCAGGCTGCCCCAGTTCCAGAGCTCCCAGAAGAAGCCGCAAACCAGGCCCGCTAGGGCGGCCCGCCACATGGGCCGCCAGTCCCCTTCCACCAGGACCCCGAGCAGGGAGCGCTCTCCCGCCAGCTCCTGGACGCCAACCAGCATCAGCAGCGGGGCGACCCAGAGCAGTGGGAACAGCATCTCCGGGAGCACGCCGATGCCGAACAGGCCCACGCCACCGCCGGCTACCAGGGCCGCCGCCGCGGGCCGGTGCAGATGGGCCGCCAGCTCCGGCATGCGATCCAGACCCGCCTCCAGCCTGGGGAAAGTGGCCAGCAGGTCCCGCACCCCGAGGACCGCCGGCAGCACGGTGGCGAAGGGCAGGCTGGACAGCAGGAAGCGGGACCAGCCCGTCTGCTCTCCGGTACCCTGGTAGTGCCAATTGCTGGCGAACTGGTTGAGGAACTCGAAGGTCCACCAGAAGGCCGCGCTGAGCGGGAACAGCAAGAGGAAGGAGGCCGGATGGCATACCGGCAAGGCGCGCCCGGTGCGCACCTGGACCAGGCCGTGCACCACCAGCACGAAGCCCAGCCACAGCGGTGTGAAGGTCTGCCGCCGCAATCCGTCCCAGGATTCCGGCGCGCCCCAGGCCACCGTCCAGGAAAGTGCGACCAGCGCCACGCCCGCCCAGCCCCACCACGGGAAGGGCTGGCCCCGGGAAATGAAGTGGCGCGGCGCCGCCCCGAGGATCCGGATCAGGAAGGGCGCCAGGGCCGCCGCCACCAGGGCGGCGATGACCGCGAACACCGGCCAGGAAAAAGCCGGAGCATCCCCGCCGCCGGGCTCGGGAGGCCATTCCAGATACCCCCCCAGGGCCCGCCCCGCCGTTCCCGCACCCGCGAGCGGCAGCCCGAGGATCAGCAACAGCAGCCCCCCGATCCGGGCGGCCTGCGGGCGGAATGCCTCTTCCTTCGCAGCGGAACCGGGAAACGGCAGTATGGGCAAGGGAGACTCCTCTGATGCGCGTACCGGGAGCCGGGGAAGTAGCGCCCTGGATACCGGGCACCGACGGCATGCGGCCCCGTTCTACGTCAGCATGCTCGACGCCGAGCTCGGGGGTCCATGGAGACGCATACGGCCCGGTCAAGTGGAGAAGCTCCCACCAGCACCGCCAAGGGGATCCCGGCCGGAGCGCGGTGCCGGGACCGGAATCCCGCCCCTTCCTGCCGGCGCGGAACATGGACAAGCACCTGAGCCTTCCGGCCACCTGAAATTCGGGCCCTCCCCCGGACGGCCAGTCCTTCTCCCGGGAGTCCCCGGGCCCGAGCGTGAAATTCAATCCGTAAGCCGCTCGTCGGCCTCCGCCTCCGCCTCGGCCAGCCAGGCCGCCCAGTAGCGGCCCGCCCGCTTACGAAAGGCCTTCGGCTTCTCGGCGTACACCCGTCTGCCCAGGGCCAGCGCCTCGCGCTGCAGCTCCCGCTGGCGGCCCGCCAGGAGGTGGTCCACGGCCTCGGGGGATCCCATGGTTTCAGGCAGGGCCGGGCCCTCCCGCAGGGAGTCGCGCAGCACCGCCAGGTCGTGGTCGTCGCCGAGCAGATCGGACAGGTGGTCCAGGGCGGCCTCGCGGGCGGCGAGCCCCTCCGGCCAGGCATCCACCACCAGCCGCAGGTGGTACCAGTGGTCCTTGACCCGCTTGCGCCACTCGTGGAGGAGGCCCGGCCCCGGATCCTCGCGCATCCGCTTCCACAGATCGCGCCCCCGTCCGTAGCTGATCTCCAGCCCCTCCGCCAACGGCTCGAAGCCCCGGCCGGGCAGCACCCAGTCCGCCATCTCGTCCTCGAGGGCTTCCAGACGCTCGGCCACCGCCGGCACGGTTGCGGGATCGTGCCCGGACCGGGCGGCATCCTTGCGGCGCACCAGCTCTTCCCAGAGGGCGTGCGCCGCCTCCGGGCCGAGGGCCGGAGCCGCCTTGTCCAGGGCCTCCAGCATGGCATCCTGGTCGCGAAGGGGAGAGAGCGTTCGGCCCGCATCGCGAAGGACCTCGTTGGCGGGCCGGCGGCGCTTGCCCAGCGGCCCCCGGGCGAGACGCAGCACCGACCGGGCCTTCTTCAGATGCTTGCGCGCCGAATGGATGTCCTCGGGAGTGTGGCCGCCGTCGCGCAGGTCGGCGACGGCACCCCGCACCTCGTCGCGGAGGACCCGGAGCAGCTCCGTTCCGGTCTGATCCGGGGTGGTGAGCATATAGGCCATGGGCCTCCTCCTCGATGCGGGCGCTCCGAGCGCCCGTGCCTGAAAATCGGGCTGTTTCGGATTTAGAGCCCCCAACCCGGCCCCGGGGTTCCCGAGGCCGGGCCAGGAGCGGATATGGCGGAGGGAAGCGCGGATCGCCGGGCGTTCTTCAATCAGCCCCACGTGGCCTATTTCTCCATGGAGATCGCCCTCGCCAACGGCATCCCCACCTACAGCGGCGGATTGGGCATCCTGGCCGGGGACACCATCCGCACCGCGGCGGACATGGCCCTGCCCCTGGTGGCGGTAACGCTGGTCAGCCGGCGGGGCTACTTCCGCCAGGAGCTCTCCCCGGAGGGAGAGCAGATCGAGCATCCCGACCCCTGGGCGCCGGAGGAGCGGCTGCGCAAGCTGCGCGCCATGGTGGCGGTGCCCATGAACGGCCGCGACGTCTGGGTGCAGGCCTGGCTGTACATCCACGAGAGCCGGCTCCTGGGGCGGGTCCCCGTGATCCTGCTGGATACGGACTGCGGCTCCAATAGCCCCGAGGACCGCCGGCTTACCCACCATCTGTACGGCGGCGACGAGGCCTACCGCTTCAAGCAGGAGGTGGTGCTGGGCATCGGCGGCATGCGTCTGCTCCAGGCCCTGGGCGTGGAGGTCTTCCAGTACCACATGAACGAGGGCCATTCTGCCCTGCTCGCCTGGGCGCTGCTGCGCCGCTACGCCTACCCGCCCGAGGACGTCCGCCCCGGGGAATCCGCCTACGATTTTCACAGGGTCCGGAGCCTGTGCACCTTCACCACCCACACCCCCGTGGAGGCGGGCCAGGACAAGTTCCCCTATTCCCTGGTGACGGAGTGCCTGGGAGACATGGCGGACCTCCCGGTGCTGCGCAGTCTGGCCGGCGAGGAGGCCCTGAACATGACCCGGCTGGCCCTCAATCTGAGCGAGTACGTCAACGGCGTGGCCAAACGCCATGCGGAGGTCTCCGCGCAGCTGTTCCCGGGCTACCAGGTGCGCGCCATCACCAACGGCGTGCATCCGGATACCTGGGCCTCCGCGCCGTTCCACCGCCTGTACGACCGCCACCTGGTGGGCTGGGCGGTGGAGCCCGAGCTCCTGCGGCGAGCGGCCTACCTCCCCGATGCGGAGGTGCGGACCGCTCACCGGGAGGCCAAGGAGGCACTCATCGAGACGGTGCGGGAGCGCACCGGGACGGCCCTCGACCCGGAAAAGCCCATCCTGGGCTTCGCCCGCCGCATGACCGCCTACAAGCGCCCCGACCTGCTGTTCAAGGACCTGGACCGCCTGCGCGCCATCGCCGCGCAATGGCCCTTCCAGCTGGTGATGGCGGGCAAGGCGCATCCGCAGGACGAGCCCGGCAAGCGCCTGATCCGGCGTATCCACGACCACATGGGGGTGCTGAGCGATGTTCTCCCCATGGCCTTCCTGCCCGACTACGACATGGAGTGCGCCCTCGCCCTGGTATCCGGGGTGGATATCTGGCTGAACACTCCGCTGCGGCCCCTGGAGGCCTCCGGAACCAGCGGCATGAAGGCCGCCTTCAACGGCGTGCCCTCGCTTTCCGTGCTGGACGGCTGGTGGGTGGAGGGCTGGATCGAGGGGGTAACCGGCTGGGCGGTGGGCGACAGTGCCGAATCCGCCAACGGCACGGATGCGGAATCCCTCTACCACAAGCTGTCGGCGGAGGTGCTGCCCTGCTACTACGACAGCCCGGAGCGCTGGACGGGCATCATGAAGAGCACCATCGCCCTCAATGCCAGCTTCTTCAACACCCACCGCATGATGCGGCGCTACGCCACGGAGGCGTATCTGAGCTAGTCCCCGGCCCGCACCCCGAATCGGGCCTCCCCTCGGGCCAGCACAAGCCGGCACCGGTAGAATGCCTGTATCCTTGTTCGGAAACGCTTCACCACGGCGACCCCATCCATGAGCTTCGACCGCTTCCATCCCGCCGTTGCCGACTGGTTCCGGACGGCCTTCGGCGATCCCACGCCCGTCCAGGCGGAGGCCTGGCCCGCGGTGGCCTCCGGCCGGCATGCCCTGATCGCCGCGCCCACCGGCTCCGGCAAGACCCTCGCCGCCTTCCTGGCGGCCCTGGACGATCTGGTCCGGCAGGCCGAGGCCGGTCCCCTGGAGAACGCGGTCCAGGTGGTCTACGTCTCGCCGCTTCGGGCGCTCTCCAACGACATCCGCCTCAACCTGGAGGCGCCGCTGGCGGGAATCGAGGAGCGGCTGAACGCGGCGGGCTCCGCCCCCACCGGTATCCGCACCATGGTGCGCACCGGCGACACGCCCCAGGCGGAGCGCGACGCCATGCGCAAGCGCCCGCCGCACATCCTGGTGACCACGCCCGAGTCGCTGCACATCCTGCTCACCTCCGAGTCCGGGCGGGGCATGCTGGAGACCACCAGGACGGTGATCGTCGACGAGATCCACGCCATGGCCCCCTCCAAGCGCGGCGCCCACCTGGCCCTTTCCCTGGAGCGCCTGGAGGCGCTCGCGGACCGGCCGCTGACCCGGGTGGGCCTGTCCGCCACCCAGAAGCCCATCGTGGAGGTGGCGCGCTTCCTGGTCGGGGCCGGCCACCTGGATGCCGAGGGCAATCCCGACTGCCGCGTCATCGACGCCGGTCACTACCGGCGCGCCGACTTGGCGGTGGAGGTGCCGCAATCGCCGCTGGAGGCGGTGATGGCCAACGAGGTGTGGGAGGAGGTCTACGACCGGATCGCCGACCTGGCCGCCGGGCACCGCACCACCCTGGTGTTCGCCAACACCCGACGCACGGCGGAGCGGGTGGCCCGCCACCTGGGCGAGCGCCTGGGCGAGGAGCAGGTGGCCGCCCACCACGGCAGCCTGTCCCGCGACCGCCGGCTGGCGGCGGAGCGGGCCCTGAAGCACGGCGAGATCCGCCTGCTGGTGGCCACCGCCTCCCTGGAGCTGGGCATCGACATCGGCGAGGTGGACCTGGTGGTGCAGCTCGGCTCCACCCGCACCATCGCCAACTTCCTGCAGCGCGTGGGCCGCTCCGGCCACGCCGTGACGGCCACACCCAAGGGTCGGCTGTTCCCCCTCTCCCGCGACGACCTGGTGGAGTGCATCGCCCTGGTACGGGCCGCCCGCGACGGCGCGCTGGACCGGCTGTGGATCCGGGAGGCGCCCCTGGAGGTGCTGGCCCAGCAGATCACGGCGGAGGTGGCCGCCGAGGGCGAGCTGGCGGAGGCGGAGCTGCTGGCGCGCTTCCGCCGCGCCTACCCGTACCGCGCCCTGTCGGACAAGGCGTTCGCCGACACCGTGCAGATGCTCGCCGATGGCTTCGCCACCGGGCGCGGCCGCAAGGGGGCGCTGATCCACCGCGATTCGGTGAACCGGGTGCTGCGGCCCAGGCGCGGCGCCCGCCTCACGGCGGTGACCTGCGCCGGGACCATCCCCGACCAGGGCGACTTCGACGTGGTGCTGGAGCCCGAGGGCCAGGTGATCGGCTCGGTGAACGAGGACTTCGCCCTGGAGGCCATGAGCGGCGACATCTTCCAGCTCGGCAACCGCAGCTACCGCTTCCTGCGCATCCAGGCGGGCCGCGTGCGCGTGGAGGACGCCAACGGCCTGCCGCCCAGCCTGCCCTTCTGGTTCGGCGAGGCGCCGGGGCGCACTGAGGAGCTGACCGCCTACGTCTCCGACACTCGGCGCGGGGTGGAGGAGCGATTGGGGCTGGCGCCGGATGGGCAGCCCGGAGTGGAGGATGGCGGCGGGGACGCCCTGGAGCCCGCCGTAACCTGGCTCGCCGGGACCGAGGGCGTGACCCGGCCGGCCGCCGAGCAGGCGGTCGCCTACCTGGCCGCGGCCCGCTTCGCCCTGGGCGCGCTGCCCGCACTGGACACGGTGGTGCTGGAGCGCTTCTTCGACGAGTCCGGCGGCATGCAGCTGGTGGTCCACAGCCCCTTCGGCAGCCGGGTGAACAAGGCCTGGGGCCTGGCCCTGCGCAAGCGCTTCTGCCGCAAGTTCAACTTCGAGCTGCAGGCGGCGGCCACCGAGGACACGGTGATCCTGTCCCTGGCCACGGCCCACAGCTTTCCCCTGGAGGAGGCGGCCCGCTACCTGAGCCCGGAGACGGTGCGCGAGGTGCTGGTCCAGGCCCTGCTCGACGCGCCGCTGTTCACCACCCGCTGGCGCTGGAACGCCACCACCGCCCTGGCCATCCGCCGCTTCCGCAACGGCGGCCGCACCCCCCCGCAGCTCCAGCGCATGGAGGCCGAGGACCTGATCAGCGCGGTATTCCCCGACCAGATCGCCTGCTTCGAGAACCTGGCCGGAGACCGCGAGGTGCCCGACCACCCGCTGGTGAACCAGACCATCCACGACTGCCTGCATGAGGCCATGGACATCGAGGGCCTGGAGCGGGTGCTCGCCGCCATGGGCGACGGCGGCATCCGGGTGGTGGCCGCCGACCTCACCGAGCCCTCGCCCCTGTCCCACGAGATCCTCAACGCCCGGCCCTACGCCTTCCTCGACGACGCCCCGGCCGAGGAGCGCCGCACCCGCATGGTGCAGACGCGGCGCTACCTGGACCCGGCCACCGCCGCCGACATCGGCCACCTGGACGCCGACGCCATCGCCCGGGTCCGGGAGGAGGCCTGGCCCGACGTGCGGGACCGCGACGAGCTGCACGACGCCCTGGACCTGCTCGGCGCGGTCACCGCCGAGGAGGGCGGGACCCACGGCTGGGGCGAGGCCTTCCAAGCCCTGCGCGAGGAAGGCCGGGCCTTCCGCGTTACCGTGGGCGACGGGCCCGCCCTGTGGGTGGCGGCGGAGCGGTGGGTAACGGTCCGCGCCGTCCATCCCGAAGCGGTGGCGGAGCCGGTACCCCCGGAAAGCCCGGAAGCGGCCCCCGAGGCCGGGGAGGCCCTGCGCGAGCTGGTGCGGGGCCGCCTCGACGGCCTCGGCCCCACCACCGCCGAGGCCCTGGCCGCCGACCTGCGGGTAACGGTTCCTGCGGTGGAGGGGGCGCTGGCCGCCCTGGAGACGGAGGGTGCCGCCTTCCGCGGCCGCTTCACCCCGGACGCGGGCGGTGAGGAGTGGTGCGAGCGGCGGCTGCTGGCGCGCATTCACCGCTACACCCTCGACCGCCTGCGCCGCGAGATCGAGCCGGTGGAGCCGGCGGACTACACCCGCTTCCTGCTGGAGTGGCACGCCCTGGCCGGGGAGCCGGCCGCGGAGCATCGCGAGGGCCCCGAGGCGCTGCTGGCGGTGATCGAGCAGCTGGAGGGCTTCGAGGCGCCCGCCGCAGCCTGGGAGAGCGAGATCCTGCCGGCCCGGCTGCCCGGCTACGATCCGCAGTGGCTGGACCAGCTCTGCCTGTCCGGGCGGGTGGTGTGGATCCGCCTGACACCGCCCGGGGTGGCGCGCGGGCGCGCGCGGCGCGCCGGCTCCGTGCGCACCGCGCCGGTGGCGCTGGTGCAGCGCAAGAACCTCCCGGACTGGAAGGACCTCGCCGCCTCCGTGCCGGTATCCGAGGACGGCCTGTCGGGCAAGGCGGCCAAGCTGGAGGAATGCCTGCGCGAGCGCGGCGCGCAGTTCTTCGACGAGCTGGCGAGCTGCTCCGGCATGCTGCGCACGGAGGTGGAGGAAGCCCTGGGCGAGCTGGTGGCCTGGGGCCGTGCCTCCAGCGACAGCTTCGCCGGCCTGCGCGCCCTGCTGAAGCCGGCGGAGTCGCGCTCCCGGCGACCCGCCCGGCGCGGCCGGGGGAGGCGCCGCCTGCTCGCCGCCCCGGAGCGGGGGGTGGAGGAGGCCGGGCGGTGGGCACCGGTGGCTCCCGCCGCCACGCCGGACCCGGAGGGCGGCGCCGATCATGACCCCGCTGCCGTGGAGGCGGCCGCCTGGACCCTGCTGGAGCGCTACGGGGTGGTGCTCCGCGCCGTGCTGGCGCGCGAGCCGGACTGGCTGCCGCCCTGGCGCGAGCTGCTGCGCGTGCTGCGGCGTCTGGAGGACCGCGGCGAGGTGCGCGGCGGGCGATTCGTGGCGGGCTTCTGGGGCGAGCAGTTCGCCCTGCCGGAGGCGGTGGGCGCCCTGCGCAAGGTGCGCAAGCGGGGCAAGGAAGACCACGCGGTCACCGTCGCGGCCACCGACCCCCTCAATCTGGTGGGCATCCTAACCCCGGGGGAGCGGGTCACCGCCCGCACCGGGGAGCGCCTGCGCTACCGGGACGGCGTGCCCGAGGACCGGAGCGCTTCCCGGTCCCCCGCCCCTTGACGGGCCCCGAGGGCCCGCCGGCCGTTGCACCCGAGCCCGCGGCCATTACGGTGTCCGGAGGCTGTCTCCCGGCCCGACGGGTTTCTTGACATACCATTAACAGTACAATAGGGCCGCCTGTTATCCATTGGACAATGTCCGAGCGGCGGACTCGTTCCTTTCACGAACCGGGAGCTGGCGAATGAAAGCCGGGGTGATCCGGATCCAGCTTTTGGGGGCACTGGAAGCGCGCGGTCCGGGCGAAGCATGGATCGCCCCGCGCGGCACCGCCGTGCGCGCGCTGCTCGCCTACCTCCTCGCAGGACCGGAGGAGCGGCCCACGCGCGAGCGCCTGAGCCTGCTCCTTTGGCCCGACGCGGAGCCGGACGCGGTCCTGGGAAGACTGCGCCAGGTGCTCATCAAGCTGGAGGGGCAGCTGTCCGACTTGCTCCCGGGCCGCTACCTCCTGCGCGACCGCAACAGCGTGGGCATCGACCCCGCTGCGCCACTGGAGACCGACTGGGGCGAGCTGCAGCGGCTGCTGAACCAGGGGGCGCCCCGCAGGGCGGTCGGGCTGGTGGGCGGCCAGGCGCTCGCGGATACGGCCCCGACCTCCCCGGAGCTGGAGGAATGGATGGAGGCCTTCCGGTGCCGGGCCCAGGTGGCCCAGCTGGCGATCCTGGAGGACGCCGCCAGCGCGGCTCTGAAGGCCGGAGCCCCCGCGGAGGCTCGCCGCCATGCCGACCACATGCTCACCCTGGAGCCGTGGCACGAGCAGGGGCACCGGCTCATGATGGAGGCGCTCACCGCCCTCGGCGCCCCCGGGGCGGCCATGGCGCAGTTCGAAAGCTGCCGCGCCGTCCTCCGCAAGGCGCTGGATTCGGAGCCCGAGGAGGCCACCTGCGCCGCCGCCGAGGCCGTCCGCCAAGCCGCGCAGCACCCGGTTACGACCCTGCCCGCCCCGTACGCCCAGGACCCCCGGTCCTGGCTCCATCCGCTGCCGCGCAAGAAGCTGGAGCACCTTTTCCGGGTCCTCGACGAGGACGGGGACGGTTTCCTGGAGGAGACGGATTTCCTGCGCAAGGTGGAACGGCTCCGGGAGCCCTTCCGGGTGGGGCGGGGCTCGGCGACCCTGGAAACGGCGCGCGGCTATCTGCAGGGCTGGTGGCAGCTCATGGCGCCCTGGGCGGGCGGCGACCATTCCGCGGGCGGCCTTAGCCTCTCCGATTGGCTGCGGTTCTGGTGGAGCCAGCAGCAGATCGCCGGCGAAGTGCTGGAGGATCTGCCCGGGGCCTATTCCTCCCATGACCGGCTCACCACCGAGCTCCTCTTCCGCATCACCGACCGCTCCAGCCAGGGCCATCTCACCGAGCGCGACTTCGCGCTCTGGCTGACGAGCTGGACGCCCCACCTGGATGTGGACGCGCCCCGCGCCTACCGCCACCTCACCGCCGGAAACGGCCTCCTGGACGTGAACGCGGTGGTCCGCGCCACCTACGAGTTCAAGTTCGGCACCATGCCCGGCACGGCCGGCGACGCCCTCTTCGGCCTGCTGCCGTAACCGATTGCTCAGCCCCGGTGCGGCAGGGATATGCCGGTGAGCTTCTTGTACAGGGAGACGGCGTAGCCGTCGGTCATGCCGGAGACGAAGTCGGTGAGGTTCAGCAGCAGCATGTAGGGATCGGTAAGCCGCTGGCCGCTGACCGGGTCATAGAGGAACTGGTCCGGCACCAGCTGCGCCACGGTGCGGCTGTGGGCGGAGGCATCCTCGCGCAGCCGCCCGGCGCGCTCGGCCTCGGCGGTCTCCCGCACGGGATGGTAGAAGGTCTCCAGCAGGCCGCCGAGCACCCCGAAGCCGGCGGCGTCGATCTCCAGCACCCCCTTGGCGTTGTAGATGCGGTCGAAGGAGGTCCGCTTGATCTCCGCCATGGCGTCGGCGGAGGGGATGAGCTCCTTGAGCTCGCGGTCGAAGGCGCCCGCCAGGATCTCCGCTTCCCGCTCCAGGAAGACT
This is a stretch of genomic DNA from Thiohalorhabdus sp. Cl-TMA. It encodes these proteins:
- a CDS encoding DEAD/DEAH box helicase, which produces MSFDRFHPAVADWFRTAFGDPTPVQAEAWPAVASGRHALIAAPTGSGKTLAAFLAALDDLVRQAEAGPLENAVQVVYVSPLRALSNDIRLNLEAPLAGIEERLNAAGSAPTGIRTMVRTGDTPQAERDAMRKRPPHILVTTPESLHILLTSESGRGMLETTRTVIVDEIHAMAPSKRGAHLALSLERLEALADRPLTRVGLSATQKPIVEVARFLVGAGHLDAEGNPDCRVIDAGHYRRADLAVEVPQSPLEAVMANEVWEEVYDRIADLAAGHRTTLVFANTRRTAERVARHLGERLGEEQVAAHHGSLSRDRRLAAERALKHGEIRLLVATASLELGIDIGEVDLVVQLGSTRTIANFLQRVGRSGHAVTATPKGRLFPLSRDDLVECIALVRAARDGALDRLWIREAPLEVLAQQITAEVAAEGELAEAELLARFRRAYPYRALSDKAFADTVQMLADGFATGRGRKGALIHRDSVNRVLRPRRGARLTAVTCAGTIPDQGDFDVVLEPEGQVIGSVNEDFALEAMSGDIFQLGNRSYRFLRIQAGRVRVEDANGLPPSLPFWFGEAPGRTEELTAYVSDTRRGVEERLGLAPDGQPGVEDGGGDALEPAVTWLAGTEGVTRPAAEQAVAYLAAARFALGALPALDTVVLERFFDESGGMQLVVHSPFGSRVNKAWGLALRKRFCRKFNFELQAAATEDTVILSLATAHSFPLEEAARYLSPETVREVLVQALLDAPLFTTRWRWNATTALAIRRFRNGGRTPPQLQRMEAEDLISAVFPDQIACFENLAGDREVPDHPLVNQTIHDCLHEAMDIEGLERVLAAMGDGGIRVVAADLTEPSPLSHEILNARPYAFLDDAPAEERRTRMVQTRRYLDPATAADIGHLDADAIARVREEAWPDVRDRDELHDALDLLGAVTAEEGGTHGWGEAFQALREEGRAFRVTVGDGPALWVAAERWVTVRAVHPEAVAEPVPPESPEAAPEAGEALRELVRGRLDGLGPTTAEALAADLRVTVPAVEGALAALETEGAAFRGRFTPDAGGEEWCERRLLARIHRYTLDRLRREIEPVEPADYTRFLLEWHALAGEPAAEHREGPEALLAVIEQLEGFEAPAAAWESEILPARLPGYDPQWLDQLCLSGRVVWIRLTPPGVARGRARRAGSVRTAPVALVQRKNLPDWKDLAASVPVSEDGLSGKAAKLEECLRERGAQFFDELASCSGMLRTEVEEALGELVAWGRASSDSFAGLRALLKPAESRSRRPARRGRGRRRLLAAPERGVEEAGRWAPVAPAATPDPEGGADHDPAAVEAAAWTLLERYGVVLRAVLAREPDWLPPWRELLRVLRRLEDRGEVRGGRFVAGFWGEQFALPEAVGALRKVRKRGKEDHAVTVAATDPLNLVGILTPGERVTARTGERLRYRDGVPEDRSASRSPAP
- a CDS encoding BTAD domain-containing putative transcriptional regulator is translated as MKAGVIRIQLLGALEARGPGEAWIAPRGTAVRALLAYLLAGPEERPTRERLSLLLWPDAEPDAVLGRLRQVLIKLEGQLSDLLPGRYLLRDRNSVGIDPAAPLETDWGELQRLLNQGAPRRAVGLVGGQALADTAPTSPELEEWMEAFRCRAQVAQLAILEDAASAALKAGAPAEARRHADHMLTLEPWHEQGHRLMMEALTALGAPGAAMAQFESCRAVLRKALDSEPEEATCAAAEAVRQAAQHPVTTLPAPYAQDPRSWLHPLPRKKLEHLFRVLDEDGDGFLEETDFLRKVERLREPFRVGRGSATLETARGYLQGWWQLMAPWAGGDHSAGGLSLSDWLRFWWSQQQIAGEVLEDLPGAYSSHDRLTTELLFRITDRSSQGHLTERDFALWLTSWTPHLDVDAPRAYRHLTAGNGLLDVNAVVRATYEFKFGTMPGTAGDALFGLLP